In Cystobacter fuscus DSM 2262, a single window of DNA contains:
- a CDS encoding aldo/keto reductase translates to MRYNVLGNSGLFVSELCLGTMVFGPSSGRYAGAGDVGQDDVDRIVRRAFDAGINFVDTANVYAGGQSEEIIGRSLKNLGIARHEVVIATKVEHATGSGPNDGGASRYHIVDQLKKSLRRLGTDHIDLYQLHGWDPATPVEETVRALDDLVRQGHVRYVGVSNWAAWQVTKALGVAARLNAVPFQSVQAYYSLVGRELERELVPMLQTERLGLLVYSPLAGGYLSGKYRGATKGGRRSIIAFPPVDEVKGAPVLEAMDGIAARHGTSLVAVALAWLLQQRVVTSVILGVKRLDQLEEHLKALEVRLSEDDLGTLDAASALSLEYPAWMVQTADAARTTLLKTGELPDPR, encoded by the coding sequence ATGCGCTACAACGTACTCGGCAACAGTGGGCTGTTCGTGTCGGAGCTGTGCCTGGGCACGATGGTGTTCGGCCCCAGCAGCGGGCGCTACGCCGGGGCCGGCGACGTCGGGCAGGACGACGTGGACCGCATCGTGCGTCGCGCGTTCGACGCGGGGATCAACTTCGTCGACACCGCCAATGTCTATGCCGGCGGGCAGTCGGAAGAGATCATCGGCCGCTCGCTCAAGAATCTCGGCATCGCGCGGCACGAGGTGGTGATCGCGACCAAGGTCGAGCACGCGACGGGCTCGGGACCGAATGATGGCGGGGCCTCGCGCTACCACATCGTGGACCAGCTCAAGAAGAGCCTGCGAAGGCTTGGCACCGATCACATCGATCTCTATCAGCTCCATGGCTGGGATCCGGCAACGCCCGTCGAGGAGACGGTCCGCGCGCTCGACGACCTCGTGCGGCAGGGACACGTCCGGTACGTGGGCGTGTCCAACTGGGCGGCGTGGCAGGTCACCAAGGCGCTGGGCGTCGCGGCGCGGCTCAACGCGGTCCCGTTCCAGTCGGTGCAGGCCTACTATTCGCTCGTCGGTCGAGAGCTGGAGCGCGAGCTCGTGCCCATGCTCCAGACAGAACGACTCGGCCTGTTGGTGTACAGCCCGCTCGCCGGCGGCTATCTCTCGGGCAAGTACCGGGGAGCCACGAAGGGCGGGCGGCGCTCGATCATCGCGTTTCCCCCGGTGGATGAGGTGAAGGGCGCGCCGGTGCTCGAAGCGATGGACGGCATCGCGGCGAGACACGGCACGTCACTGGTGGCCGTCGCGCTCGCCTGGCTTCTCCAGCAGCGGGTGGTCACCAGTGTCATCCTCGGCGTCAAACGACTCGACCAGCTAGAGGAGCACCTGAAGGCGCTGGAGGTTCGGCTGTCGGAGGACGACCTCGGGACGCTCGACGCGGCGAGCGCGCTGTCGCTCGAGTACCCCGCGTGGATGGTCCAGACGGCCGACGCGGCGCGCACGACGCTCCTGAAGACAGGCGAGCTCCCGGATCCGCGTTGA
- a CDS encoding TetR/AcrR family transcriptional regulator — protein MPQSPDEPVETAPAQSGRKRDPSRDAAILDATLEVLAEVGAEGLTMDLVSARAGAGKATIYRRWTSKTELIIDAVARMKRNQVDLQQLPDTGTLRGDLLGLFKPQSLEENERKLKIMTALAALISQDPALAEAANSAMVEPWAEAHTALMRRAVARGEVSASADIGTLSQVIPAMAAYRALVQRKPFDLAFLVSMVDGVLLPALRNHPSRGDEAPLSPPATTARKRAKSKSV, from the coding sequence ATGCCTCAGTCCCCTGACGAACCCGTCGAGACCGCGCCAGCGCAGTCGGGGCGCAAGCGAGACCCCTCGCGCGACGCCGCCATCCTCGACGCCACGCTCGAGGTCCTCGCCGAGGTGGGCGCCGAAGGTCTGACGATGGACCTGGTGTCCGCGCGAGCGGGGGCCGGCAAGGCGACCATCTACCGCCGCTGGACGTCGAAGACCGAGCTCATCATCGACGCGGTCGCGCGCATGAAGCGCAACCAGGTCGATCTCCAGCAGCTCCCCGACACGGGCACGCTCCGCGGTGACCTGCTCGGCCTGTTCAAGCCGCAGTCGCTCGAGGAAAACGAACGCAAGCTCAAGATCATGACGGCGCTCGCGGCGCTGATCTCACAAGACCCGGCACTCGCCGAGGCCGCCAACAGCGCGATGGTGGAGCCGTGGGCCGAAGCACATACCGCGCTGATGCGGCGAGCCGTCGCGCGCGGCGAGGTGTCGGCCTCCGCCGACATCGGCACGCTCTCCCAGGTCATTCCGGCGATGGCCGCCTACCGCGCCCTCGTCCAGCGCAAGCCGTTCGACCTGGCCTTCCTCGTGTCGATGGTGGACGGAGTCCTCCTGCCGGCCCTGCGCAATCACCCCTCACGGGGCGACGAGGCCCCGTTGTCCCCACCCGCCACGACCGCGCGGAAACGCGCGAAATCCAAATCAGTCTAG
- a CDS encoding DUF1761 domain-containing protein codes for MTNISDAVTRINWLAVLAATFACTVLGGLWFTALFGKAYASVLGRAHDPKAKPAPIFIVGPLVCTLIAVLTSATLIKALNLTSVGDAITFGAVVGFGYFVSTMANTAINPNMPRPLMYSLVSGPYFFLLSIITSLILVTMP; via the coding sequence ATGACAAACATCTCCGATGCAGTGACTCGAATCAACTGGCTCGCAGTCCTGGCCGCGACCTTCGCCTGCACCGTGCTCGGCGGACTGTGGTTCACCGCGCTGTTCGGCAAGGCCTATGCCTCCGTCCTTGGCCGGGCGCACGACCCGAAGGCGAAGCCCGCGCCCATCTTCATCGTGGGGCCGCTCGTCTGCACGCTGATCGCGGTGCTCACCAGCGCGACCCTGATCAAGGCCTTGAACCTCACCTCGGTCGGTGACGCCATCACCTTCGGGGCGGTGGTCGGCTTCGGCTACTTCGTCTCGACCATGGCGAACACCGCCATCAACCCCAACATGCCGCGCCCGCTGATGTACAGCCTGGTCAGCGGGCCCTACTTCTTCCTCCTGAGCATCATCACCAGCCTCATCCTCGTGACGATGCCCTAG
- a CDS encoding HEAT repeat domain-containing protein, with the protein MLRCLARGLLLLSAVLLLVPWGALACSLAVPRSWTKRTADGAFELSSRVGERTFGPATLSLREVRSDKKLWEHTLQEAPYEQQALLSPSGPYVALVDDFSAEFTVYGPGGEARKLSLEPQLTAGEKRKLPQTSCGQQWVSAARFEGELLVLEVPTGGKVPPMYAQPKGTAVRFEPKTRQLTRDAPVPEKSTAELIQTYQGASEPPQRQRLAQELLERSMDVKEGGDAALSHFWQELLRAPGTQPRLQAMAVMGLGATGTEEEVRALARLPAGVPERNEKVFQALRQRVPAEAEAFGLRVLEERREPELLRARAMDFLGSRGEAVAERALPLALTDPSVQVREYALGVLAQPPLRAKAVERALPFCQDGEERLRKRATESLRRLLRGVVGPEREQAMALLRGAKKRGQLQGFPEGYVILAGVADLEKKRAEALALYREGMKGLEALPKESKWPTADLRLEAKLQLAFEAKAQGKAAELKKWAEEVLGDEHKQTFVCAPKPNAYAGGQPPDGCRGGQFTAEHVARQLLKGGTAAR; encoded by the coding sequence ATGCTCCGATGCCTGGCACGTGGTCTCCTGCTGCTCAGCGCCGTGCTGCTCCTCGTACCCTGGGGGGCGCTGGCATGCTCCCTGGCGGTGCCCCGCTCCTGGACGAAGCGGACGGCGGACGGGGCCTTCGAGCTGTCCTCTCGCGTGGGGGAGCGCACCTTCGGCCCGGCCACGCTGTCGCTGCGCGAGGTGCGCTCGGACAAGAAGCTCTGGGAGCACACGCTCCAGGAGGCCCCCTACGAGCAGCAGGCGCTCTTGTCGCCGAGCGGCCCGTACGTGGCGCTGGTGGACGACTTCTCCGCCGAGTTCACCGTCTATGGCCCGGGGGGCGAGGCACGGAAGCTGTCGCTGGAGCCTCAGCTCACCGCGGGCGAGAAGCGCAAGCTGCCCCAGACGAGCTGCGGCCAGCAGTGGGTGAGCGCGGCCCGCTTCGAGGGTGAGTTGCTCGTGCTGGAGGTGCCCACCGGGGGCAAGGTGCCGCCCATGTACGCGCAGCCCAAGGGCACGGCCGTGCGCTTCGAGCCGAAGACGCGGCAGCTCACGCGGGACGCGCCCGTCCCCGAGAAGAGCACGGCGGAGCTGATCCAGACCTACCAGGGCGCCTCGGAGCCCCCACAGCGCCAGCGGCTGGCGCAGGAGCTGCTGGAGCGCTCGATGGATGTGAAGGAGGGAGGCGATGCGGCGCTCAGCCACTTCTGGCAGGAGTTGCTGCGGGCCCCCGGCACGCAGCCCCGGCTGCAGGCGATGGCGGTGATGGGGCTTGGGGCCACTGGCACGGAGGAGGAGGTGCGCGCGCTGGCACGGCTGCCGGCGGGGGTGCCGGAGCGGAACGAGAAGGTGTTCCAGGCGCTGCGGCAGCGTGTGCCCGCGGAGGCGGAGGCCTTCGGCCTGCGCGTGCTGGAGGAGCGGCGGGAGCCCGAGCTGCTGCGCGCGCGCGCCATGGACTTCCTGGGCAGCCGCGGGGAGGCGGTGGCGGAGCGGGCGCTGCCGCTGGCGCTGACAGATCCGTCGGTGCAGGTGCGGGAGTACGCCCTGGGGGTGCTGGCACAGCCGCCCTTGAGGGCCAAGGCCGTCGAGCGCGCCCTGCCCTTCTGCCAGGACGGCGAGGAGCGGCTGCGCAAACGGGCCACGGAGAGCCTGCGCCGGCTCCTGCGCGGTGTGGTGGGCCCGGAGCGGGAGCAGGCGATGGCACTGCTGCGCGGGGCGAAGAAGCGGGGGCAGCTCCAGGGCTTTCCCGAGGGGTACGTCATCCTCGCGGGCGTGGCGGATCTGGAGAAGAAGCGCGCCGAGGCACTGGCGCTCTACCGCGAGGGGATGAAGGGGCTCGAGGCGCTGCCCAAGGAGAGCAAGTGGCCCACCGCGGACTTGCGGCTGGAGGCGAAGCTGCAGCTGGCCTTCGAGGCCAAGGCGCAGGGCAAGGCGGCCGAGCTGAAGAAGTGGGCCGAGGAGGTGCTGGGCGACGAGCACAAGCAGACCTTCGTCTGCGCGCCCAAGCCCAACGCGTACGCGGGGGGCCAGCCCCCGGACGGCTGCAGGGGCGGCCAGTTCACCGCCGAGCACGTGGCCCGGCAGCTGCTCAAGGGCGGGACCGCCGCGCGATGA
- a CDS encoding phosphatidylserine decarboxylase family protein, with translation MNHKKTEKFLQSPKRPRVIEEGKNILDLEKAGPIQMGFWVPNRVWATAKFLVPLRHAIAAKKKEGELAPMRPEIKAFKDWVTTHSVYRMWVTSMIDQANDFVRSLDPETQESIKDKDGDVLWIEDFDSLFDILNEIISTSPSFNTTAQVGTPMNGLLAIAMATEAGLALFHDTTFNLQFKKVLDAWNTFLKSEDSLDKLDIHNPEKEGSWISKAAWKAGVWEQMIHDATKPGYGYDSWNSFFIRKFVPNARPFEGNPETDINIGCETTPWQYSDYLAFETDFWVKDVNYSLLDIFAGQEHWARLFEGGQLYQGFLSATHYHRWNAPLNGTLVRSWVQPGTYFAQRPGQGEGQGTWEGTESEPYLGHVAARAIFIFKHERCGYVALICIGMVEVSTCVIEPEFIVDEGAPPVTISRGTEIGHFEFGGSTHMMIFQKDKVRLEDWALQAETHHDDPKPTPLGSVIARATGHED, from the coding sequence ATGAATCACAAGAAGACCGAGAAGTTCCTCCAATCTCCGAAGAGGCCTCGCGTCATCGAGGAAGGCAAGAACATCCTCGACCTCGAAAAGGCGGGTCCCATCCAGATGGGATTCTGGGTCCCCAACCGAGTGTGGGCTACGGCAAAGTTCCTTGTTCCCCTTCGCCACGCCATCGCGGCCAAGAAGAAGGAGGGCGAACTCGCCCCCATGCGGCCGGAGATCAAGGCGTTCAAGGACTGGGTGACGACGCACAGCGTATACCGCATGTGGGTCACGTCGATGATCGACCAGGCGAACGACTTCGTCCGGAGTCTCGATCCGGAGACTCAAGAGAGCATCAAGGACAAGGATGGCGATGTGCTTTGGATCGAGGACTTCGACTCCCTTTTCGATATCCTCAACGAGATCATTTCCACGTCTCCCTCCTTCAACACGACGGCTCAAGTCGGAACTCCGATGAACGGACTCCTGGCGATCGCCATGGCCACCGAAGCAGGACTGGCATTGTTTCACGATACGACCTTCAACCTCCAGTTCAAGAAAGTTCTCGATGCGTGGAACACGTTCCTCAAGAGCGAGGACTCGCTCGACAAGCTCGACATCCACAACCCAGAAAAGGAAGGCTCGTGGATCTCCAAGGCTGCATGGAAGGCCGGCGTATGGGAGCAGATGATTCACGACGCCACCAAGCCCGGGTATGGCTATGACTCGTGGAATTCATTCTTCATTCGGAAGTTCGTGCCCAACGCTCGTCCTTTCGAGGGGAATCCCGAAACCGATATCAACATTGGTTGCGAGACCACGCCATGGCAATACAGTGATTACCTCGCCTTCGAGACGGACTTCTGGGTCAAGGACGTCAATTACTCACTGCTCGACATCTTCGCGGGGCAGGAGCACTGGGCGCGGCTCTTCGAGGGAGGTCAACTCTACCAAGGGTTCCTCTCCGCGACGCACTACCACCGGTGGAATGCGCCGCTCAACGGCACCCTGGTGCGCTCATGGGTGCAGCCGGGGACCTACTTCGCGCAGCGTCCGGGTCAGGGCGAAGGGCAAGGCACCTGGGAAGGAACCGAATCGGAGCCTTACCTCGGCCACGTCGCGGCGCGCGCCATCTTCATTTTCAAGCACGAACGATGCGGCTACGTCGCCCTCATCTGCATTGGAATGGTCGAGGTATCGACGTGCGTCATCGAGCCGGAATTCATCGTGGATGAAGGCGCCCCGCCCGTCACCATCTCTCGCGGGACCGAGATTGGCCACTTCGAGTTCGGCGGGTCGACCCACATGATGATCTTCCAGAAGGACAAGGTGCGTCTGGAGGACTGGGCACTCCAGGCGGAGACGCACCATGACGACCCCAAGCCCACCCCGCTGGGCAGCGTCATCGCCCGAGCCACGGGACACGAAGACTGA